In a single window of the Candidatus Dependentiae bacterium genome:
- a CDS encoding tyrosine-type recombinase/integrase, giving the protein MTYEQIVEKKDDFLTYLDVERNVALNTYKSYQYDLNQFLTFWDKTNKANPLKTFMMQDMLEKFFMHLYSLKVQKSSIGRKVACFKSFNSYLHSCNILINLKLTAPRIDKKLPTYLTIEEITFLLDTLPDKDFSPKRPLRDRAMLETLYATGVRCSELTSMKLSDIDFDQKSILITGKGNKQRVVLFGEKAKEKMLRYLQEERIIDLISKDQDYFFIGTTGSKFTDRALQEIFSQLSKKLPQKKVLTPHKIRHSFATHLLNAGMNLRALQELLGHASLSTTEKYTHIATKDLKELYQRINPMEFLKEN; this is encoded by the coding sequence ATGACTTACGAGCAAATAGTAGAAAAAAAAGATGATTTTTTAACATACTTAGATGTTGAAAGAAATGTTGCTTTAAATACGTACAAATCATACCAATATGACTTAAATCAATTCTTAACATTTTGGGATAAAACAAATAAAGCCAATCCGTTAAAAACTTTTATGATGCAAGATATGCTCGAAAAGTTTTTTATGCATCTTTACTCTTTAAAAGTGCAAAAAAGTTCTATTGGCAGAAAAGTTGCCTGTTTTAAATCTTTTAACTCCTACCTTCATAGCTGCAATATTTTAATTAACCTAAAATTAACAGCTCCTCGAATTGATAAAAAATTACCGACCTATCTAACCATTGAAGAAATCACATTTTTACTAGACACTCTTCCCGATAAAGATTTTTCACCAAAACGCCCTCTTCGTGATCGAGCTATGCTTGAAACCCTGTATGCAACAGGAGTTCGTTGTTCAGAGCTCACGAGCATGAAGCTTTCTGATATTGATTTTGATCAAAAATCAATTTTAATCACAGGAAAAGGAAACAAACAACGCGTAGTTCTTTTTGGCGAGAAAGCGAAAGAAAAGATGCTTCGATATCTCCAAGAAGAGCGAATAATAGATCTAATTTCAAAAGATCAGGATTATTTTTTCATAGGAACAACGGGATCAAAATTTACAGATCGCGCACTTCAAGAAATTTTTAGCCAACTGAGCAAAAAACTTCCACAAAAAAAAGTTCTTACTCCTCATAAAATTAGACACTCTTTTGCCACACATCTTTTAAATGCAGGAATGAACTTACGCGCTCTGCAAGAACTTTTAGGCCACGCTTCACTTTCAACAACTGAAAAATATACTCACATAGCAACAAAGGACCTAAAAGAGCTGTATCAAAGAATTAATCCGATGGAATTCTTGAAAGAAAATTAA